The Metabacillus schmidteae nucleotide sequence AACAGTTTCCTGATCCCATGGTGCCACTGTTAATAAATCGATAACTTCGACTGAGACACCTTGCTCTGCTAAACGATCTGCTACCTCTTCTGCTACATATAACATTTTTCCGATTGAAACGATCGTTAAGTCCGTACCTTCTCTTTTCACTTTTGCTTTTCCAATTTCAACCGTATAATGTCCTTCAGGCACTTCTCCCTTAAGACCATATATGGTTTTATCTTCTGAGAATACAACAATGTTATCATCCTCAATAGAAGCAAGAAGCAATCCTTTTGCATCGTATGGATTGGAAGGAACCACGACTTTGACTCCAGGAATAGAACCAAGAATCCCGTAATAACACCCTGAATGTTGTGCTGCTGCTGAAGCACCTGCACCATGATTGGTTCGGACTGTCATTGGAATAGTTGCTTTACCCCCGAACATATAACGCATTTTCGATCCTTGTCCAAGGATCGTGTCAAAGCAAAACCCTAGGAAGTCATTAAACATTAATTCCGGGACAGGTCTTAAGCCTGTTGCTGCAGCCCCTACTGCTGCGCCCATATAACCCATTTCAGAAATTGGTGTATCGATTACACGTTCTGTTCCGTACTTTTCCACTAGCCCTTTCGTTAAGCCGAATACACCTCCCCAAGCTCCTGTTTCATTTAAATGCTCAACGGTCGCACCACCTGCTATATCTTCTCCAAGCAGGATCACTCGTTCATCTTGAGCCATTGAGATATCTAACGCCTCATTAATTGCTTGCATCATTGTGATTTTTCTTTCCATTTCCCAACACTCTCCCTTTGTATTTATTAAGCAAATACATCTTCATATAAAGATTCTGGTCTTGGCTCTGGGCTTTTCTCAGCAAATTTTATCGCTCCAACGATCTTTTCTTCCGATATTTTTTCAATTTCATCTGCTTCGATCTCTGACATGAGATTTTGTTCAATTGCCTGCTTGCGGAATAGTTTAATACAATCTTTTTCCGCAAGCTCTTTTTCTGCTCCATCTAAAGCTTTATACTTTTGTTCATCTCCCTCGAAATGACCATAGTTACGATATGTGACACATTCAATTAAAGCAGGTCCTTCCCCGTTTCTTGCACGTTTTATCGCTTTTTCCGCTTCCTCATAAACTTTAAACACGTCTTTTCCATCTACTCTAACTCCAGGCATGTTATATGAAGCGCTCCGTTCAGCAATTGTTTTTGAACCTGAGGCATAGGATTGTGGTGTGGCTTCTGC carries:
- a CDS encoding alpha-ketoacid dehydrogenase subunit beta; the encoded protein is MERKITMMQAINEALDISMAQDERVILLGEDIAGGATVEHLNETGAWGGVFGLTKGLVEKYGTERVIDTPISEMGYMGAAVGAAATGLRPVPELMFNDFLGFCFDTILGQGSKMRYMFGGKATIPMTVRTNHGAGASAAAQHSGCYYGILGSIPGVKVVVPSNPYDAKGLLLASIEDDNIVVFSEDKTIYGLKGEVPEGHYTVEIGKAKVKREGTDLTIVSIGKMLYVAEEVADRLAEQGVSVEVIDLLTVAPWDQETVINSVKKTNRLIVIDESNPHNNTATDIASVVSDKAFDYLDAPVKCVCAPNTPVPFAKNLEDLYIPNADKVLKVADELIFDLKKTILV